A genomic segment from Chitinophaga flava encodes:
- a CDS encoding dipeptide epimerase, translated as MKLTLYPFELKFHHTFTISRKSKDVQPLLVVELQQDGLSGLGETADNSYYNMTVPRLMEAINAHRPFIENYTLTTPEAFWQDVYPLLQDNMFALCALDLAAWDLYAKQQNKKLYEVWGLDISHNPLTDYTIGIDTIGNMVKKLQEFPWPIYKIKLGTQEDIAIITELRKHTSAVFRVDANCAWGVEETLRNAAAMKELGVEFIEQPMPAADRDGMKVVFEKSVLPVIADESCIVEQDVARCRGYFHGINIKLTKCGGITPALRMIKEARQYGMKVMTGSMNESTVGTSAVAHLLPLLDYVDMDGPLLLAEDTADGIRIENGHILYADRPGVGAVLKQY; from the coding sequence TTGAGCTGAAATTCCACCATACGTTTACTATTTCACGCAAATCAAAAGATGTACAACCCTTATTGGTAGTAGAACTGCAACAGGACGGCCTTTCGGGGCTCGGAGAAACGGCAGACAATTCCTACTACAACATGACCGTGCCAAGGCTGATGGAAGCTATCAATGCCCATCGCCCGTTTATCGAAAACTATACCCTTACCACACCGGAAGCTTTCTGGCAGGATGTTTATCCGCTGCTGCAGGATAATATGTTTGCGCTTTGTGCACTGGACCTGGCCGCATGGGACCTCTATGCCAAACAACAAAATAAAAAGCTGTATGAAGTCTGGGGCCTCGATATCTCCCACAACCCGCTGACAGACTATACCATCGGGATAGACACCATCGGAAATATGGTGAAGAAACTACAGGAATTTCCATGGCCTATTTATAAAATTAAACTGGGCACACAGGAAGATATCGCCATCATCACTGAGCTGAGAAAACACACCAGCGCGGTGTTCAGGGTAGATGCCAACTGTGCCTGGGGAGTAGAAGAGACCCTGCGCAACGCCGCTGCCATGAAAGAGTTGGGCGTTGAGTTCATAGAGCAACCGATGCCGGCTGCTGACCGTGACGGGATGAAAGTGGTATTTGAAAAATCCGTCCTGCCAGTGATCGCCGATGAAAGCTGTATTGTAGAGCAGGACGTAGCCAGATGCCGTGGTTATTTCCATGGTATCAATATCAAACTCACCAAATGTGGTGGTATCACACCCGCGCTGCGTATGATCAAAGAAGCCCGTCAGTACGGCATGAAGGTAATGACCGGCAGTATGAATGAAAGCACCGTGGGCACTTCAGCTGTAGCACATCTGCTGCCGCTGCTCGACTATGTAGATATGGACGGGCCACTGTTGCTCGCTGAAGATACCGCCGATGGTATCCGTATTGAAAACGGCCATATCCTCTATGCCGACAGGCCTGGAGTAGGTGCTGTACTCAAACAATATTAA